A single genomic interval of Amblyomma americanum isolate KBUSLIRL-KWMA chromosome 11, ASM5285725v1, whole genome shotgun sequence harbors:
- the LOC144110910 gene encoding uncharacterized protein LOC144110910, protein MSKAVEKSQYARSKRSRLKRPKSSRTRSKSRRSHRSRSSGRRSRSKRSRRKRSRSRSKRRRHKHRSLEKIPKRTRKSRSLKRKGSERSPENRSPGKSQEGSIIKAKSRSKTRSESRHSRESRGRRSRKSRGRTRHSRSRSRSSERIVGTRPKKRRGRRSKSRRRKRSKATRSKESASIRRSELGTPSAKMKQKGRRRYLHTTRRKSQRRRGRGTSSRSRSSRSSRRRRHRKRSSRSLGERRRRKRSSRSPIRLRKKRADYVTEDYAGQMSTTFWCLLMLLCIGSMLIIVSCAITIYVIVIRPEPTRASDRKPLTKITLTHPTTTPEHRTTPEEDTQQPPTVVPTSKPAEAYYCSTDYCKREASYVKGLLSRESRPCDDFYRHVCDVWMSEHPADRRTRSLVSQDTLLQDALTHQLLDVVRSADEQDIKVAADLNDACTDTTHTALASKEAIDALFSQWKIEKWPRTDEVKDETVWTFAAELSRDLDVATIVQPSVGIDPENLVAIVIELAKPRCLCTDTNEESKNAPEVFREAVREAGTLLGASFTDEFEDRLLAACTSIAAVCHATYEDDRVVVVRFRQLTVELRVFLTVLTGGRIQEVDNVVLRSAPDFPRKLGDALQAVPPLDALNYFGFLALVRMAPFLPGDLHSLRDLFAEKLLGHTVGNSEDNTLLCARLVESVLPGCFAKAAQIWRHSTGQELPTRDWLSQLETVFLGHLLDFPWISELSSLFIRYRVKRIAFTQLGPSASYKQEACAPPNAPRADSAVQFFADISRNQQARKLQMLHSDGTLLSQEAAGSEFSTQASLRRPLQVIHVPAALFNVSVPINSSSFVFHLARVAVRLYRALVQFLHEDPYERDISMSFTEESRRRLSVLLSCFDEDAKYTLAAMAASPTSEAVASVRRDFLDRTSALILATKAFEELLPIRRIWKLDLRLAGLEELSAMQLFFIYFALDNCESADPSLHRTSMFPQYKVNVPLRHIQEFAKAFGCSAQDQMVSEVYGCYTMVHRGRQRRISTPTQDQQARGQYFSSTTPVHQGN, encoded by the coding sequence AAAGCCAAGAAGGCAGTATTATAAAAGCGAAGTCACGAAGCAAGACGAGGTCAGAAAGCAGACATAGCAGGGAATCCAGAGGTAGACGTAGCAGGAAATCGCGAGGTCGCACCAGGCACTCAAGAAGCAGAAGCAGATCATCGGAAAGAATAGTAGGCACAAGGCCCAAGAAGAGGCGTGGCAGGCGATCTAAAAGTAGACGCCGCAAAAGATCCAAAGCCACCCGCAGCAAAGAATCGGCAAGCATTAGAAGATCAGAACTTGGAACGCCGTCAGCAAAAATGAAGCAAAAGGGAAGAAGGCGTTATCTGCACACAACCCGTAGAAAATCGCAGCGCAGAAGAGGCCGGGGTACAAGTAGCCGGTCCCGTTCCAGCAGGTCCTCAAGACGAAGACGACACAGAAAACGCTCCAGTAGATCCTTAGGAGAAAGAAGACGCAGAAAGCGTTCTAGCAGGTCTCCTATAAGGCTCAGAAAAAAGCGCGCAGACTACGTCACGGAGGACTACGCGGGGCAGATGTCAACGACGTTCTGGTGTTTATTGATGCTCTTATGTATCGGCTCTATGCTCATAATAGTATCTTGCGCAATCACAATATACGTCATTGTCATCAGGCCGGAGCCCACTCGTGCCAGTGACCGAAAGCCGTTAACCAAAATCACACTTACTCATCCCACCACGACTCCCGAACACCGGACTACGCCAGAAGAAGACACGCAGCAGCCTCCAACAGTCGTTCCTACTTCAAAGCCAGCCGAGGCGTATTATTGCTCGACTGATTATTGCAAGCGGGAGGCGTCGTATGTTAAGGGCCTCCTGAGCCGTGAATCGCGACCATGTGACGACTTCTACAGGCACGTATGCGACGTTTGGATGAGCGAGCACCCAGCAGACCGTAGAACCAGATCGCTTGTTTCGCAAGATACCCTGCTCCAGGATGCCTTAACACACCAGCTCCTCGATGTTGTGAGGTCAGCGGACGAGCAAGACATCAAGGTAGCGGCGGACCTTAACGACGCCTGCACTGACACAACTCATACCGCACTCGCGTCAAAAGAGGCTATCGACGCCCTGTTTTCCCAGTGGAAGATAGAAAAGTGGCCCCGAACTGATGAAGTGAAAGACGAAACTGTGTGGACTTTCGCTGCTGAACTAAGTCGAGACTTGGACGTGGCTACTATCGTCCAACCCAGCGTAGGCATCGACCCGGAAAACCTGGTCGCAATTGTGATAGAGCTAGCCAAGCCGCGTTGTCTCTGCACCGACACCAACGAGGAGAGTAAAAATGCACCCGAGGTCTTCAGGGAAGCTGTCCGCGAAGCAGGCACCCTACTTGGCGCTTCTTTTACTGATGAGTTTGAAGATCGCCTACTAGCAGCATGCACTTCCATCGCCGCTGTTTGTCACGCGACGTATGAGGACGACCGCGTCGTCGTCGTTCGTTTCAGGCAGCTGACCGTGGAGTTACGCGTGTTCTTGACTGTTCTGACGGGTGGCCGAATCCAAGAAGTCGACAACGTGGTCCTCCGCTCGGCCCCGGACTTCCCACGAAAACTCGGAGACGCCCTGCAAGCTGTGCCGCCCTTGGATGCGTTGAACTACTTCGGCTTCCTTGCGCTCGTCCGCATGGCGCCATTTCTACCTGGCGATCTGCACAGTCTGCGAGACTTATTCGCCGAGAAGCTGTTAGGCCACACAGTCGGCAACTCCGAGGACAACACGCTCCTATGCGCACGGCTCGTGGAGTCCGTGCTGCCCGGCTGCTTCGCAAAGGCAGCCCAGATATGGCGCCACTCCACGGGCCAGGAACTCCCAACGCGCGATTGGCTGTCCCAGCTGGAGACTGTGTTCCTTGGGCACCTTTTGGACTTCCCCTGGATCAGTGAGCTGTCGTCACTGTTCATACGCTATCGAGTCAAGCGCATTGCCTTCACGCAACTCGGCCCGTCTGCCAGCTATAAGCAAGAAGCCTGCGCCCCACCAAATGCGCCAAGAGCCGACAGCGCGGTCCAGTTCTTCGCAGACATCTCCCGAAATCAGCAAGCTCGGAAGTTGCAGATGCTGCACAGCGATGGCACGCTACTCAGCCAAGAAGCCGCGGGCTCGGAATTTTCCACGCAGGCATCgctccgacgcccactgcagGTCATCCACGTACCGGCGGCACTGTTCAACGTGTCCGTGCCCATCAACAGCTCGTCCTTTGTGTTCCACCTGGCGCGCGTCGCCGTCCGCTTGTACCGGGCTCTGGTACAGTTCTTGCACGAGGACCCTTACGAGCGAGACATTTCGATGAGCTTTACAGAAGAGAGTAGGCGCAGGCTGTCCGTTCTGCTGAGCTGCTTCGACGAAGACGCCAAGTACACCCTCGCTGCCATGGCTGCTTCACCGACAAGCGAGGCTGTGGCAAGTGTGCGCCGCGATTTTCTCGACCGCACGTCCGCTCTGATCCTGGCAACGAAGGCCTTCGAAGAACTCCTTCCCATCCGGCGAATCTGGAAGCTTGACCTGCGGCTTGCTGGCCTCGAAGAGCTCTCTGCCATGCAGCTGTTTTTCATCTACTTCGCGCTCGACAACTGCGAGTCAGCTGACCCATCTCTCCATCGGACGTCAATGTTTCCCCAATACAAGGTGAACGTCCCCCTCAGGCACATTCAAGAATTCGCCAAAGCTTTCGGCTGCAGTGCCCAGGATCAAATGGTGTCAGAAGTGTACGGCTGCTATACAATGGTGCACCGTGGCCGGCAGCGACGAATTAGCACACCGACGCAGGACCAACAAGCTCGTGGTCAGTACTTCTCTTCGACCACGCCAGTGCACCAAGGAAACTGA